Proteins encoded by one window of Misgurnus anguillicaudatus chromosome 4, ASM2758022v2, whole genome shotgun sequence:
- the patl2 gene encoding protein PAT1 homolog 2 isoform X1 produces the protein MIEKITIKKMQTNLVKKWRRRSSCNNKNNNNTEKTGESAPDAVWPENGDQWSDRGDEESGLLQEMAEEDEEIDFYNEETFGLDANVENPEADPTDLLLLCGDDSNSPTLQSSPPPPPSSPTPRSSPSPSRSGPTVQSHFSTSRSQRGRVGRGQLFDDPAVVKTVEGRPSLKSIDSAIVDCSLSAYWEDLNSNTWMISPLQPNRPSASSILQDQAIVGVIDRSAHGRVPPVSPNFMSPLRPFSTCRGRRGQPYVGSFNQRCRYEAPLSPMMPSSPFRPQRLFTPQQHYNQPGGFLSPSRPRISTPMPLTPKLMHLRFGTDSPRPAPFYSPSSNIMQGFRPPGPVAQFHPQHKRLLSQRMQRPHRKPVTWDPYSHFMTDKEKEWIIRLQMIQLQSENPHDDYYYQEYYQRMEAKLAEEAMLGDRLKKEPPKLTTPYVTKTDLYIPVVHIEGSLGQVAVSTCFSPRRAIDAVHAHTPDEEHKDTRQQRLEVLSTLEKLYIVLLEVEEAEKMKATVPNKEEERRLMQNTQRKVEQIYGRLRCPTFSESGEEFLSCLLISKGKKMLARLLPFLSHDDALNILGVVTKHLPVLMSRDTDEALPVLYPPFRTVISRLTFSQLIRILKDFTTSLPDSKDTWLTLACQNKFGLSLLYALLSQGERLLSSDLPMEPSIGDFESWTDTVFHVARQLSQTTLVEPLLLPSNLLTLFCRYLDKRTVHQLKSNMESATGYLAVAS, from the exons ATGATTGAAAAGATCACGATTAAGAAAATGCAAACAAATCTAGTGAAAAAATGGAGGAGGAGGAGCAGTTGCAACAACAAGAACAATAATAATACA GAGAAAACGGGGGAATCTGCCCCTGATGCTGTTTGGCCAGAGAATGGAGATCAGTGGAGTGACCGAGGAGATGAGGAATCTGGGCTGTTACAGGAGATGGCAGAAGAGGATGAAGAGATTGATTTCTACAACGAGGAAACGTTTGGCTTAG ATGCCAACGTTGAAAATCCAGAGGCCGACCCTACAGATCTTCTTCTGCTGTGTGGTGACGACAGCAACTCTCCAACACTGCAGTCATCACCTCCACCACCTCCCAGCTCCCCTACCCCTCGCAGTTCCCCTTCACCCTCCAGATCTGGACCTACCGTTCAGTCCCATTTTTCAACAAGCCGGTCTCAGAGAGGAAGAGTCGGTCGTGGGCAGTTATTTGATGACCCAGCTGTGGTGAAGACTGTGGAGGGTCGCCCCAGCCTGAAG AGTATTGATAGCGCCATTGTGGATTGTAGCCTCAGCGCCTACTGGGAGGACCTTAATTCAAATACA TGGATGATTTCACCTTTGCAGCCCAACAGACCATCTGCGTCATCGATACTTCAG GACCAGGCAATTGTTGGAGTAATTGACCGATCGGCCCATGGCAGGGTCCCACCTGTTTCTCCAAACTTCATGTCTCCTCTTCGGCCTTTTTCCACTTGTCGGGGCAGGAGAGGCCAACCTTATGTTGGGTCCTTCAACCAGAGATGTCGTTATGAG GCACCATTAAGTCCCATGATGCCTAGCTCTCCTTTCCGTCCCCAAAGGCTTTTTACACCCCAACAACATTACAACCAG CCAGGAGGTTTCCTTTCACCTTCCCGTCCTCGTATCTCTACCCCCATGCCCCTCACTCCCAAACTCATGCATCTGCGATTCGGAACGGACTCTCCCAGGCCTGCTCCATTCTATAGCCCATCCTCTAATATTATGCAGGGCTTCAG ACCTCCAGGTCCTGTTGCTCAGTTCCACCCCCAGCACAAACGGCTTTTGAGTCAACGAATGCAGAGACCACACAG GAAGCCAGTGACCTGGGACCCTTATTCCCATTTCATGACTGATAAAGAGAAGGAATGGATAATCAGATTGCAGATGATCCAACTACAAAGTGAAAATCCACATGATGATTACTATTATCAG GAATACTATCAGAGGATGGAGGCAAAACTAGCTGAGGAGGCGATGCTGGGTGACCGGTTAAAGAAGGAACCACCTAAACTCACAACCCCATATGTTACCAAAACTGATTTGTACATCCCAG TTGTGCACATTGAGGGTTCATTAGGACAGGTCGCAGTGTCTACGTGTTTCTCTCCCAGACGAGCAATCGATGCCGTTCATGCGCACACACCCGATGAG GAGCACAAAGACACTAGGCAGCAAAGGTTGGAAGTGTTGAGCACCCTTGAAAAG TTGTATATAGTTTTGTTAGAGGTGGAAGAAGCAGAGAAGATGAAGGCAACTGTACCCAACAAAGAAGAAGAGAGGAGATTAATGCAGAACACACAGAGGAAGGTGGAGCAGATCTACGGTCGGCTACGCTGCCCTACTTTCTC GGAGTCGGGAGAAGAGTTTCTTTCTTGCCTACTTATTTCAAAAGGAAAGAAAATGTTAGCGAGACTCCTTCCCTTCCTGTCACATGATGATGCTTTAAATATTCTCGGCGTTGTGACCAAACACCTGCCGGTGTTAATGAGCAGAGATACAGATGAG GCCCTGCCTGTTTTGTATCCGCCTTTCCGGACTGTGATTAGTAGACTGACTTTCAGTCAGCTAATCAGAATTTTGAAAGATTTTACTACATCACTGCCTGACTCGAAAGATACATGGTTAACACTGGCCTGCCAAAACAAG TTTGGTCTGTCCTTGCTGTATGCTTTGCTATCACAAGGAGAAAGGCTTTTGTCTTCTGACCTTCCCATGGAGCCCAGTATTGGAGATTTTGAATCCTG
- the patl2 gene encoding protein PAT1 homolog 2 isoform X2 — protein sequence MIEKITIKKMQTNLVKKWRRRSSCNNKNNNNTEKTGESAPDAVWPENGDQWSDRGDEESGLLQEMAEEDEEIDFYNEETFGLDANVENPEADPTDLLLLCGDDSNSPTLQSSPPPPPSSPTPRSSPSPSRSGPTVQSHFSTSRSQRGRVGRGQLFDDPAVVKTVEGRPSLKSIDSAIVDCSLSAYWEDLNSNTPNRPSASSILQDQAIVGVIDRSAHGRVPPVSPNFMSPLRPFSTCRGRRGQPYVGSFNQRCRYEAPLSPMMPSSPFRPQRLFTPQQHYNQPGGFLSPSRPRISTPMPLTPKLMHLRFGTDSPRPAPFYSPSSNIMQGFRPPGPVAQFHPQHKRLLSQRMQRPHRKPVTWDPYSHFMTDKEKEWIIRLQMIQLQSENPHDDYYYQEYYQRMEAKLAEEAMLGDRLKKEPPKLTTPYVTKTDLYIPVVHIEGSLGQVAVSTCFSPRRAIDAVHAHTPDEEHKDTRQQRLEVLSTLEKLYIVLLEVEEAEKMKATVPNKEEERRLMQNTQRKVEQIYGRLRCPTFSESGEEFLSCLLISKGKKMLARLLPFLSHDDALNILGVVTKHLPVLMSRDTDEALPVLYPPFRTVISRLTFSQLIRILKDFTTSLPDSKDTWLTLACQNKFGLSLLYALLSQGERLLSSDLPMEPSIGDFESWTDTVFHVARQLSQTTLVEPLLLPSNLLTLFCRYLDKRTVHQLKSNMESATGYLAVAS from the exons ATGATTGAAAAGATCACGATTAAGAAAATGCAAACAAATCTAGTGAAAAAATGGAGGAGGAGGAGCAGTTGCAACAACAAGAACAATAATAATACA GAGAAAACGGGGGAATCTGCCCCTGATGCTGTTTGGCCAGAGAATGGAGATCAGTGGAGTGACCGAGGAGATGAGGAATCTGGGCTGTTACAGGAGATGGCAGAAGAGGATGAAGAGATTGATTTCTACAACGAGGAAACGTTTGGCTTAG ATGCCAACGTTGAAAATCCAGAGGCCGACCCTACAGATCTTCTTCTGCTGTGTGGTGACGACAGCAACTCTCCAACACTGCAGTCATCACCTCCACCACCTCCCAGCTCCCCTACCCCTCGCAGTTCCCCTTCACCCTCCAGATCTGGACCTACCGTTCAGTCCCATTTTTCAACAAGCCGGTCTCAGAGAGGAAGAGTCGGTCGTGGGCAGTTATTTGATGACCCAGCTGTGGTGAAGACTGTGGAGGGTCGCCCCAGCCTGAAG AGTATTGATAGCGCCATTGTGGATTGTAGCCTCAGCGCCTACTGGGAGGACCTTAATTCAAATACA CCCAACAGACCATCTGCGTCATCGATACTTCAG GACCAGGCAATTGTTGGAGTAATTGACCGATCGGCCCATGGCAGGGTCCCACCTGTTTCTCCAAACTTCATGTCTCCTCTTCGGCCTTTTTCCACTTGTCGGGGCAGGAGAGGCCAACCTTATGTTGGGTCCTTCAACCAGAGATGTCGTTATGAG GCACCATTAAGTCCCATGATGCCTAGCTCTCCTTTCCGTCCCCAAAGGCTTTTTACACCCCAACAACATTACAACCAG CCAGGAGGTTTCCTTTCACCTTCCCGTCCTCGTATCTCTACCCCCATGCCCCTCACTCCCAAACTCATGCATCTGCGATTCGGAACGGACTCTCCCAGGCCTGCTCCATTCTATAGCCCATCCTCTAATATTATGCAGGGCTTCAG ACCTCCAGGTCCTGTTGCTCAGTTCCACCCCCAGCACAAACGGCTTTTGAGTCAACGAATGCAGAGACCACACAG GAAGCCAGTGACCTGGGACCCTTATTCCCATTTCATGACTGATAAAGAGAAGGAATGGATAATCAGATTGCAGATGATCCAACTACAAAGTGAAAATCCACATGATGATTACTATTATCAG GAATACTATCAGAGGATGGAGGCAAAACTAGCTGAGGAGGCGATGCTGGGTGACCGGTTAAAGAAGGAACCACCTAAACTCACAACCCCATATGTTACCAAAACTGATTTGTACATCCCAG TTGTGCACATTGAGGGTTCATTAGGACAGGTCGCAGTGTCTACGTGTTTCTCTCCCAGACGAGCAATCGATGCCGTTCATGCGCACACACCCGATGAG GAGCACAAAGACACTAGGCAGCAAAGGTTGGAAGTGTTGAGCACCCTTGAAAAG TTGTATATAGTTTTGTTAGAGGTGGAAGAAGCAGAGAAGATGAAGGCAACTGTACCCAACAAAGAAGAAGAGAGGAGATTAATGCAGAACACACAGAGGAAGGTGGAGCAGATCTACGGTCGGCTACGCTGCCCTACTTTCTC GGAGTCGGGAGAAGAGTTTCTTTCTTGCCTACTTATTTCAAAAGGAAAGAAAATGTTAGCGAGACTCCTTCCCTTCCTGTCACATGATGATGCTTTAAATATTCTCGGCGTTGTGACCAAACACCTGCCGGTGTTAATGAGCAGAGATACAGATGAG GCCCTGCCTGTTTTGTATCCGCCTTTCCGGACTGTGATTAGTAGACTGACTTTCAGTCAGCTAATCAGAATTTTGAAAGATTTTACTACATCACTGCCTGACTCGAAAGATACATGGTTAACACTGGCCTGCCAAAACAAG TTTGGTCTGTCCTTGCTGTATGCTTTGCTATCACAAGGAGAAAGGCTTTTGTCTTCTGACCTTCCCATGGAGCCCAGTATTGGAGATTTTGAATCCTG
- the patl2 gene encoding protein PAT1 homolog 2 isoform X3: MGDSEQPEKTGESAPDAVWPENGDQWSDRGDEESGLLQEMAEEDEEIDFYNEETFGLDANVENPEADPTDLLLLCGDDSNSPTLQSSPPPPPSSPTPRSSPSPSRSGPTVQSHFSTSRSQRGRVGRGQLFDDPAVVKTVEGRPSLKSIDSAIVDCSLSAYWEDLNSNTWMISPLQPNRPSASSILQDQAIVGVIDRSAHGRVPPVSPNFMSPLRPFSTCRGRRGQPYVGSFNQRCRYEAPLSPMMPSSPFRPQRLFTPQQHYNQPGGFLSPSRPRISTPMPLTPKLMHLRFGTDSPRPAPFYSPSSNIMQGFRPPGPVAQFHPQHKRLLSQRMQRPHRKPVTWDPYSHFMTDKEKEWIIRLQMIQLQSENPHDDYYYQEYYQRMEAKLAEEAMLGDRLKKEPPKLTTPYVTKTDLYIPVVHIEGSLGQVAVSTCFSPRRAIDAVHAHTPDEEHKDTRQQRLEVLSTLEKLYIVLLEVEEAEKMKATVPNKEEERRLMQNTQRKVEQIYGRLRCPTFSESGEEFLSCLLISKGKKMLARLLPFLSHDDALNILGVVTKHLPVLMSRDTDEALPVLYPPFRTVISRLTFSQLIRILKDFTTSLPDSKDTWLTLACQNKFGLSLLYALLSQGERLLSSDLPMEPSIGDFESWTDTVFHVARQLSQTTLVEPLLLPSNLLTLFCRYLDKRTVHQLKSNMESATGYLAVAS, translated from the exons ATGGGTGATTCCGAACAGCCC GAGAAAACGGGGGAATCTGCCCCTGATGCTGTTTGGCCAGAGAATGGAGATCAGTGGAGTGACCGAGGAGATGAGGAATCTGGGCTGTTACAGGAGATGGCAGAAGAGGATGAAGAGATTGATTTCTACAACGAGGAAACGTTTGGCTTAG ATGCCAACGTTGAAAATCCAGAGGCCGACCCTACAGATCTTCTTCTGCTGTGTGGTGACGACAGCAACTCTCCAACACTGCAGTCATCACCTCCACCACCTCCCAGCTCCCCTACCCCTCGCAGTTCCCCTTCACCCTCCAGATCTGGACCTACCGTTCAGTCCCATTTTTCAACAAGCCGGTCTCAGAGAGGAAGAGTCGGTCGTGGGCAGTTATTTGATGACCCAGCTGTGGTGAAGACTGTGGAGGGTCGCCCCAGCCTGAAG AGTATTGATAGCGCCATTGTGGATTGTAGCCTCAGCGCCTACTGGGAGGACCTTAATTCAAATACA TGGATGATTTCACCTTTGCAGCCCAACAGACCATCTGCGTCATCGATACTTCAG GACCAGGCAATTGTTGGAGTAATTGACCGATCGGCCCATGGCAGGGTCCCACCTGTTTCTCCAAACTTCATGTCTCCTCTTCGGCCTTTTTCCACTTGTCGGGGCAGGAGAGGCCAACCTTATGTTGGGTCCTTCAACCAGAGATGTCGTTATGAG GCACCATTAAGTCCCATGATGCCTAGCTCTCCTTTCCGTCCCCAAAGGCTTTTTACACCCCAACAACATTACAACCAG CCAGGAGGTTTCCTTTCACCTTCCCGTCCTCGTATCTCTACCCCCATGCCCCTCACTCCCAAACTCATGCATCTGCGATTCGGAACGGACTCTCCCAGGCCTGCTCCATTCTATAGCCCATCCTCTAATATTATGCAGGGCTTCAG ACCTCCAGGTCCTGTTGCTCAGTTCCACCCCCAGCACAAACGGCTTTTGAGTCAACGAATGCAGAGACCACACAG GAAGCCAGTGACCTGGGACCCTTATTCCCATTTCATGACTGATAAAGAGAAGGAATGGATAATCAGATTGCAGATGATCCAACTACAAAGTGAAAATCCACATGATGATTACTATTATCAG GAATACTATCAGAGGATGGAGGCAAAACTAGCTGAGGAGGCGATGCTGGGTGACCGGTTAAAGAAGGAACCACCTAAACTCACAACCCCATATGTTACCAAAACTGATTTGTACATCCCAG TTGTGCACATTGAGGGTTCATTAGGACAGGTCGCAGTGTCTACGTGTTTCTCTCCCAGACGAGCAATCGATGCCGTTCATGCGCACACACCCGATGAG GAGCACAAAGACACTAGGCAGCAAAGGTTGGAAGTGTTGAGCACCCTTGAAAAG TTGTATATAGTTTTGTTAGAGGTGGAAGAAGCAGAGAAGATGAAGGCAACTGTACCCAACAAAGAAGAAGAGAGGAGATTAATGCAGAACACACAGAGGAAGGTGGAGCAGATCTACGGTCGGCTACGCTGCCCTACTTTCTC GGAGTCGGGAGAAGAGTTTCTTTCTTGCCTACTTATTTCAAAAGGAAAGAAAATGTTAGCGAGACTCCTTCCCTTCCTGTCACATGATGATGCTTTAAATATTCTCGGCGTTGTGACCAAACACCTGCCGGTGTTAATGAGCAGAGATACAGATGAG GCCCTGCCTGTTTTGTATCCGCCTTTCCGGACTGTGATTAGTAGACTGACTTTCAGTCAGCTAATCAGAATTTTGAAAGATTTTACTACATCACTGCCTGACTCGAAAGATACATGGTTAACACTGGCCTGCCAAAACAAG TTTGGTCTGTCCTTGCTGTATGCTTTGCTATCACAAGGAGAAAGGCTTTTGTCTTCTGACCTTCCCATGGAGCCCAGTATTGGAGATTTTGAATCCTG